The Bacillus sp. Bos-x628 genome segment GTGCTAAAACATCATTAGCTTCCATTGCCAAATATATTGGTAAACGAAAATTCTAATCAACTTCGTGTTGATTGGTTTTTTTGTGAAATTTTTTGTCAAAAATTGATTATGATAAAAAAAAATGATACGATCACTTTGTAACAATGTAAGCCTATACATACATAATGACGGGGTGGAAAACGTATATGGACAAAACATTTCTCATGGTAAAACCTGATGGTGTTGAAAGGCAATTAATCGGTGAAATTGTGTCAAGATTCGAAAAAAAGGGGCTTCAGCTTGTTGGTGCAAAACTGATGAGTATCCCAAAAGAAGTAGCAGAAACACATTATGGAGAACATAAGGAAAAACCATTTTTCGGAGAATTGGTTTCTTTTATTACGTCAGGACCTGTGTTTGCTATGGTATGGCAGGGGGAACAGGTGGTCGAAGTAACAAGACAAATAATCGGGAAAACAAACCCGAAAGAAGCGCTTCCAGGTACAATTAGAGGAGATTTTGGATTAACTGTCGGAAAAAATATCATCCATGGATCAGACTCTCCAGAAAGTGCTGAAAGAGAAATTAACTTGTTCTTTAAACAAGAAGAGCTTACAAACTGGAATCAAACCATTTCAAGCTGGATTTATTAGTCTTTAA includes the following:
- the ndk gene encoding nucleoside-diphosphate kinase, which codes for MDKTFLMVKPDGVERQLIGEIVSRFEKKGLQLVGAKLMSIPKEVAETHYGEHKEKPFFGELVSFITSGPVFAMVWQGEQVVEVTRQIIGKTNPKEALPGTIRGDFGLTVGKNIIHGSDSPESAEREINLFFKQEELTNWNQTISSWIY